One genomic window of candidate division WOR-3 bacterium includes the following:
- a CDS encoding Smr/MutS family protein, which translates to MDENHKEDKPELIPIEGVLDLHTFDKKEIGGLIREYIEECRKKCIFEIRIIHGKGKGVLRARVHSILSKIDLVKSYRTANDWTSSWGATIVTLRDNENCSEVHED; encoded by the coding sequence ATGGACGAAAACCATAAAGAAGACAAACCGGAATTGATTCCAATAGAAGGTGTTTTGGACCTTCATACCTTCGACAAGAAAGAAATCGGAGGTTTGATACGCGAATACATTGAAGAATGCAGAAAAAAGTGCATATTTGAAATCAGAATAATACATGGAAAAGGTAAAGGTGTTCTCAGAGCCAGGGTTCATTCAATCCTCAGCAAAATTGATCTGGTAAAATCTTACAGGACTGCAAACGACTGGACAAGTTCCTGGGGGGCGACAATCGTCACTTTAAGAGATAATGAAAACTGTTCAGAGGTTCATGAAGACTAG
- a CDS encoding EamA family transporter, whose product MVYLVLAVFSSSLVTVLLKLSQKNSTDEMRVASFNYLSAFAVAFIMFFTTRNNQSFIASRDNLGTALFMGIFAGVIYLLGFVSIQKSVLYNGVATTGAVSKLGTVIPVLLSFIVFREKMNAFKTTGIFLSIISILMLAIKTENKESRRRSAILLFWVLVFVGMAEFSNKIFENNWHESLKNFFLTVVFATAFVLSFFFANFRNLTKIPKSALFGIAVGIPNLFSSFFLISSFKYFPAAVAFSFYSVGSILIMSLAGWILFGEEMRKTKIISLVFISVSLVFMNL is encoded by the coding sequence ATGGTCTATCTCGTTTTAGCTGTTTTCTCGAGTTCTCTTGTCACTGTATTACTCAAGTTATCTCAAAAAAACAGCACAGACGAGATGCGAGTCGCTTCTTTCAATTATCTCTCTGCATTTGCTGTCGCTTTTATTATGTTTTTTACGACAAGAAACAACCAAAGCTTCATAGCTTCCCGTGACAATTTAGGCACAGCACTTTTTATGGGGATTTTTGCAGGTGTTATCTATCTTCTCGGTTTTGTATCTATACAAAAAAGCGTGCTATACAACGGAGTGGCGACAACAGGTGCGGTTTCAAAGTTGGGAACCGTAATTCCAGTGCTTCTATCTTTTATTGTTTTCAGAGAAAAAATGAACGCTTTCAAAACAACTGGGATTTTCCTCTCGATTATATCAATTTTGATGCTCGCGATTAAAACCGAAAACAAAGAATCGAGGAGGCGATCGGCAATCCTTCTTTTCTGGGTTCTGGTTTTCGTTGGAATGGCTGAATTTTCAAACAAGATCTTTGAAAACAACTGGCATGAAAGTTTAAAAAATTTCTTCTTGACTGTCGTATTCGCAACCGCTTTTGTCTTGTCATTCTTTTTCGCAAATTTTAGAAATTTAACCAAAATCCCTAAAAGCGCATTATTCGGAATCGCGGTAGGCATTCCCAATCTTTTTTCATCTTTTTTTCTCATTTCTTCATTTAAATATTTCCCCGCCGCTGTGGCGTTTTCATTTTATTCCGTGGGAAGTATACTGATAATGAGTTTGGCCGGCTGGATTTTATTCGGGGAAGAGATGCGGAAAACTAAAATAATCTCACTTGTTTTTATTTCTGTTTCTCTAGTCTTCATGAACCTCTGA
- a CDS encoding 50S ribosome-binding GTPase: protein MNLFDTIISRITPDGESAVASVRMSGEKSLTCVLQLTGRKFFTPRKATLVKLKLDQGISDQAVVVYYPGVNSYTGEDVCEVSVHGNQYLVKKLIGNCIEKGLRTAEKGEFTYRAFLNGKMDLAQAEGVLAMIKASNENSLRRAGSALSGKAGEKVKKIIENLNECRAELEISTFGEDVRPLLSPAFLENFRKIKEDIETVSRWSASAARDLVKPQIFIVGPPNAGKSTLFNMLYGSKRVVVSDQPGTTRDMIREEVYLPKGSVVLVDGVGIREKGSDLIERQGKDIFLEKLKEADAVIMLLNAESDWRDDFALFSSFSEKIKTVVALNKCDLGISPVEVPDEIIKLSAKTGLNLECLKSILSEKLWPEPQKDDISEQDAYFSERSYLLIGESLKSCEKAGNFIEEDLWDIAAFELENVSKNLGRIVGIHEKPGEIVGLFDKFCVGK, encoded by the coding sequence GTGAATCTTTTTGATACGATAATCTCCAGAATTACGCCGGATGGCGAGAGCGCCGTCGCTTCAGTGAGAATGAGCGGCGAAAAAAGCCTGACATGCGTTTTGCAATTGACGGGCAGAAAATTTTTTACTCCCAGAAAAGCAACCCTCGTCAAATTGAAGTTAGATCAAGGTATAAGCGATCAAGCCGTAGTTGTCTATTATCCTGGTGTGAACTCATACACCGGCGAAGATGTATGCGAAGTCAGTGTTCACGGAAACCAGTATCTCGTCAAAAAGCTTATAGGAAATTGCATCGAGAAAGGGTTGAGGACAGCCGAGAAAGGCGAATTCACCTACAGAGCTTTCCTGAACGGTAAAATGGACCTGGCTCAGGCCGAGGGAGTTCTAGCGATGATAAAGGCTTCGAACGAAAATTCCCTGAGAAGAGCCGGCTCCGCATTGAGCGGAAAAGCTGGAGAAAAGGTAAAAAAAATTATCGAAAATCTAAATGAATGTCGCGCCGAGCTTGAAATATCGACTTTTGGGGAAGACGTAAGACCTCTACTTTCACCGGCTTTTCTCGAAAATTTTAGAAAAATTAAAGAAGACATCGAGACAGTTTCACGCTGGTCCGCTTCAGCGGCAAGAGACCTTGTAAAACCTCAGATATTCATAGTCGGACCCCCAAACGCCGGAAAATCGACCCTTTTTAATATGCTCTACGGCAGTAAAAGAGTTGTTGTCTCAGACCAACCAGGAACGACGAGAGATATGATAAGGGAAGAAGTATATCTGCCAAAAGGTTCGGTTGTTCTGGTCGATGGGGTGGGAATAAGGGAAAAAGGATCGGATTTAATCGAAAGGCAGGGAAAGGACATTTTTCTTGAAAAGCTCAAAGAAGCGGACGCAGTGATTATGCTTCTCAACGCTGAAAGTGATTGGAGAGATGATTTTGCGTTGTTTTCTAGCTTTTCCGAAAAAATAAAAACCGTTGTAGCTCTAAACAAGTGCGATCTTGGCATATCGCCTGTGGAAGTTCCTGATGAAATAATCAAGCTGTCAGCCAAAACAGGTTTAAACCTTGAATGTCTTAAAAGTATTCTCAGCGAGAAACTGTGGCCGGAACCTCAGAAAGATGACATTTCAGAACAAGACGCTTACTTTTCTGAAAGGTCTTATCTTCTCATAGGTGAATCTTTGAAAAGCTGCGAAAAAGCGGGAAACTTCATCGAAGAAGACCTTTGGGACATTGCCGCGTTTGAGCTTGAAAACGTCAGCAAAAACCTCGGACGGATAGTGGGGATCCACGAAAAGCCAGGAGAAATTGTCGGATTGTTCGATAAGTTTTGTGTAGGAAAATAA
- the murJ gene encoding murein biosynthesis integral membrane protein MurJ has product MSSQLQKGSETKNLIKSAGKFSFGVFVSRVLGLSREIIYAMLYGAGNSMDAFRTAYIIPGMVLEFISEGTMNAAFIPVFSDIREKEGKKKALLFAVNLFNILLIISSLLCGIGIIFAPYIVKVFAGGYDPQKQALTVSLVRILFPLLVVSSSTSLLMGFLNYFRHYTLTGLAPALWNLISIVLTLLLFKLSGAFKTLSPFPLAIGILIGSLAQLIALLPSSYREGFKNRIYLMFSDRAVKRSLMLFLPVAVGYVATRINVAINQAFATHLGEGAVSHYSFAFRLMTFPLGIIGVSLATVSLPETARHASSKRIDLVLSVLLKSLRLAMFFSFPVCFLMWVLKFHLVRIIYQHGMFSAESTVATADILGWFLIGIAGASFAKILSNTFYSLKDTKTPVFVSFLSSAVNIALVLTFRNSMKINGLALAVSISSLFNGLALLIMFHLKYAKISLVNLTEAVYKTFLSSFLPALSLYLILKSWTLFNASSQSLFMSLTVIFSASVFYFLFYLILARALKFKVSVT; this is encoded by the coding sequence ATGTCTTCGCAATTACAAAAAGGTTCAGAAACGAAAAACTTAATTAAAAGCGCCGGAAAATTTTCTTTTGGTGTTTTTGTAAGCCGGGTTCTCGGGCTTTCCAGAGAAATAATATACGCGATGCTTTACGGAGCAGGTAACTCCATGGACGCCTTCAGGACAGCCTATATAATACCAGGAATGGTTCTGGAATTTATTTCCGAGGGCACGATGAACGCCGCTTTTATACCTGTTTTTTCGGACATTCGGGAAAAAGAAGGCAAAAAAAAAGCTCTTCTGTTTGCCGTTAACCTTTTCAACATACTACTCATCATTTCCTCTCTTCTCTGCGGAATTGGGATAATTTTCGCACCCTACATCGTCAAAGTTTTCGCCGGAGGCTACGACCCTCAAAAGCAGGCTCTGACAGTATCTCTCGTCAGGATTCTGTTTCCTCTGCTCGTAGTATCATCTTCTACTTCCCTTTTAATGGGTTTTTTGAACTATTTCAGACACTACACCTTGACGGGGCTCGCTCCGGCTCTTTGGAACCTCATCTCTATCGTTTTAACTCTCTTGCTGTTCAAGTTGTCAGGCGCTTTTAAAACTTTGTCTCCATTTCCGCTCGCTATAGGCATATTGATCGGTTCACTCGCCCAGCTCATTGCATTGCTGCCTTCATCTTACAGGGAAGGTTTTAAAAACCGCATTTATTTAATGTTTTCGGATAGAGCAGTAAAACGTTCTTTGATGCTGTTTCTTCCAGTAGCGGTCGGTTATGTCGCGACGAGAATCAACGTAGCAATAAACCAAGCTTTTGCTACCCATCTCGGCGAAGGAGCGGTGTCACACTACTCTTTCGCCTTCAGGCTGATGACTTTCCCACTGGGCATAATCGGCGTCAGCTTAGCCACCGTGTCGCTTCCCGAAACGGCGCGTCACGCTTCTTCTAAAAGGATTGACTTAGTCCTTTCCGTTCTTCTGAAATCTCTGAGGCTGGCAATGTTTTTTTCTTTTCCGGTGTGTTTTTTAATGTGGGTTTTGAAATTCCATTTAGTCCGTATAATTTACCAGCACGGTATGTTCAGCGCTGAAAGCACTGTCGCAACTGCCGATATTCTCGGTTGGTTTCTCATAGGAATAGCCGGAGCATCGTTTGCAAAAATTCTGTCAAACACTTTTTATTCTTTGAAAGACACCAAAACACCTGTCTTTGTTAGCTTTCTGTCAAGCGCGGTGAACATCGCGCTTGTGCTGACTTTTAGAAACTCAATGAAAATAAACGGATTGGCTCTTGCTGTATCCATTTCGAGCTTATTCAACGGGTTAGCCCTTTTGATCATGTTTCATTTGAAATACGCAAAGATATCTTTGGTCAATCTCACGGAAGCTGTTTACAAAACTTTTCTTTCTTCTTTTTTACCGGCGCTTTCCCTGTACCTGATTCTTAAATCCTGGACACTGTTCAACGCTTCTTCTCAGAGTTTATTCATGTCTCTGACTGTAATATTTTCAGCCTCAGTTTTTTATTTCTTGTTTTACCTAATATTGGCAAGAGCCTTAAAGTTCAAAGTTTCAGTCACTTAG